One genomic region from Balaenoptera acutorostrata chromosome 1, mBalAcu1.1, whole genome shotgun sequence encodes:
- the SSR2 gene encoding translocon-associated protein subunit beta isoform X1: MRLLAFLTLALFAVTQAEEGARLLASKSLLNRYAVEGRDLTLQYNIYNVGSSAALDVELSDDSFPPEDFGIVSGMLNVKWDRIAPASNVSHTVVLRPLKAGYFNFTSATITYLAQEDGPVVIGFTSAPGQGGILAQREFDRRFSPHFLDWAAFGVMTLPSIGIPLLLWYSSKRKYDTPKTKKN, from the exons ATGAGGCTGCTGGCATTCCTGACGTTGGCCCTATTTGCTGTCACTCAAGCAGAGGAAGGAGCCAGGCTTTTGGCCTCCAAATCACTGCTGAACAGATATGCCGTGGAGGGGCGAGACCTGACCTTACAGTACAACATCTACAATGTTGGCTCAAG TGCTGCATTAGATGTGGAATTATCTGATGATTCCTTCCCTCCAGAAGACTTTGGCATTGTCTCTGGAATGCTCAATGTCAAATGGGACCGAATTGCTCC TGCTAGCAACGTCTCCCACACCGTGGTCCTGCGCCCTCTCAAGGCTGGTTATTTCAACTTCACCTCAGCAACTATTACTTACCTGGCCCAGGAGGATGGGCCCGTTGTG attggctttacCAGTGCACCTGGACAGGGAGGAATCCTGGCTCAGAGGGAGTTTGATAGAAGATTCTCCCCACATTTT CTGGACTGGGCAGCCTTCGGGGTCATGACCCTCCCTTCCATCGGCATCCCCCTGCTGTTGTGGTACTCCAGCAAGAGGAAATATGACACCCCCAAAACCAAGAAGAACTGA
- the SSR2 gene encoding translocon-associated protein subunit beta isoform X2 — MRLLAFLTLALFAVTQAEEGARLLASKSLLNRYAVEGRDLTLQYNIYNVGSSAALDVELSDDSFPPEDFGIVSGMLNVKWDRIAPASNVSHTVVLRPLKAGYFNFTSATITYLAQEDGPVVLDWAAFGVMTLPSIGIPLLLWYSSKRKYDTPKTKKN, encoded by the exons ATGAGGCTGCTGGCATTCCTGACGTTGGCCCTATTTGCTGTCACTCAAGCAGAGGAAGGAGCCAGGCTTTTGGCCTCCAAATCACTGCTGAACAGATATGCCGTGGAGGGGCGAGACCTGACCTTACAGTACAACATCTACAATGTTGGCTCAAG TGCTGCATTAGATGTGGAATTATCTGATGATTCCTTCCCTCCAGAAGACTTTGGCATTGTCTCTGGAATGCTCAATGTCAAATGGGACCGAATTGCTCC TGCTAGCAACGTCTCCCACACCGTGGTCCTGCGCCCTCTCAAGGCTGGTTATTTCAACTTCACCTCAGCAACTATTACTTACCTGGCCCAGGAGGATGGGCCCGTTGTG CTGGACTGGGCAGCCTTCGGGGTCATGACCCTCCCTTCCATCGGCATCCCCCTGCTGTTGTGGTACTCCAGCAAGAGGAAATATGACACCCCCAAAACCAAGAAGAACTGA